Within the Nitrospirota bacterium genome, the region GCCTTTAAAAATTATCCTTACAGATGGCCTGTTATAGGATGGATGCAGGACCTGAAAAACATGACGAGGGAGGACCTGTGGGAGTACTATAAAACGCATTATGTCCCGAATAATGCCGTTTTGATAATTGCCGGAGATGTAAATGCCGAACTTTTGATGGTTAAGATTAAAAAGGAATTCGGCGCAATCCCCAGAGGGGCTGACACTGTCAAGACCCCTAAAATAGATGAACCCGAGCAATTGGGCGAGAGAAGGGTTTTTGTAAAGAAGGAGGCTGAACTGCCGTATGTCTTTGCAGGATATAAGACGCCTAATATTTCAGATAGCGACAGTTCTGCGCTTGAGGTGCTTGGCGGAATCTTTTCAGGCGGTAAGAGCGCAAGGATTTATAAAAGCATTATTAAGGATAAACAAATTGCGCTTTCGGCAGGCGCAGGATACAGCAGTATCAATAAATATCCGTCTTTATTTTATTTTTACGGGACTCCTCTGCCAGGCAAGAAAATAGAGGATATAGAAAGTGCATTATACGAAGAAATTGAGAAGATAAAAAAAGAGCCTCCGACCGGCAGAGAGGTTCAGAAGGCTAAGAATCAGATTGAGGCGGAGTTTATAATGGCGCAGGATTCAACTTTTTTTCAGGCTGAAGTTGTGGGGCAGTTTGAGATGCTCGGCGACTGGAGGCTTAAAGAGAAATATCTGGACGGAATAAGAAAGGTTACGCCCGAAGATGTTCAGCGCATTGCCGGGAAATACTTTATTGAGGACAAAAGGACGGTAGGAATTCTGATACCGCTCAAAGCGAGGAGCGAGAAA harbors:
- a CDS encoding insulinase family protein — its product is MAQAAPVAPDPKTSASNSSIREEILSNGLKVIIVQDRSAPLAVFQIWYHAGSINEQFGKTGLSHLLEHMMFKGTPKYGPKNFSKIIQRAGGVDNAGTTYDYVFYYQKIAPEMLNISIELEADRMQNLIMDPKETLLERDVVMEERRMRYEDDPQNLVYEEAMSTAFKNYPYRWPVIGWMQDLKNMTREDLWEYYKTHYVPNNAVLIIAGDVNAELLMVKIKKEFGAIPRGADTVKTPKIDEPEQLGERRVFVKKEAELPYVFAGYKTPNISDSDSSALEVLGGIFSGGKSARIYKSIIKDKQIALSAGAGYSSINKYPSLFYFYGTPLPGKKIEDIESALYEEIEKIKKEPPTGREVQKAKNQIEAEFIMAQDSTFFQAEVVGQFEMLGDWRLKEKYLDGIRKVTPEDVQRIAGKYFIEDKRTVGILIPLKARSEK